The following proteins are co-located in the Massilia litorea genome:
- a CDS encoding phasin family protein: MPAFSPSLPDLRSQLGAQVDFLSQVSHHAIDTARQLSELNVRAARQLVDDGVRLGRALASCDDPFQIGTVAMREASSTAEDWQSWQNSLMGVLSAGTATFAHDANDGSWQAARSVTAGAAAEDVGAAHNPT, translated from the coding sequence ATGCCCGCTTTTTCCCCTTCCCTACCCGACCTGCGCTCGCAACTCGGCGCCCAGGTCGATTTCCTGAGCCAGGTATCGCATCATGCGATCGACACCGCCCGCCAGCTCAGCGAACTGAACGTGCGCGCGGCGCGCCAGCTGGTCGACGACGGCGTCAGGCTCGGCCGTGCGCTGGCAAGCTGCGACGATCCCTTCCAGATCGGCACCGTGGCAATGCGCGAAGCCTCTTCCACGGCCGAGGATTGGCAGAGCTGGCAGAATTCGCTGATGGGCGTGCTCAGCGCCGGCACCGCCACCTTCGCCCACGACGCCAACGACGGCAGCTGGCAGGCCGCCCGCAGTGTAACTGCCGGCGCCGCGGCCGAGGACGTCGGCGCGGCCCACAACCCCACCTGA
- a CDS encoding hemerythrin domain-containing protein: protein MAATGKDQDGAADALALLRAEHEQVSRMFAQCANLRGLEDAEETIAELVDDLCDALIIHTMLEEELFYPALRAAFGDDELIDDAELEHAGARELISQLEAMYPGDEHFDATLAVLAEEFAHHVAQEETEMFEGARAAGLDLVELGHRLALRRAQLDDDMAAPPTSFDGAEPHDGRRTPPRAPD from the coding sequence ATGGCAGCCACCGGCAAGGACCAGGATGGGGCGGCGGACGCGCTTGCACTGCTGCGCGCCGAGCATGAGCAGGTGAGCAGGATGTTCGCCCAGTGCGCGAACCTGCGCGGCCTGGAAGACGCGGAAGAAACGATCGCCGAACTGGTCGACGACCTCTGCGACGCGCTCATCATCCACACGATGCTCGAGGAAGAACTGTTCTATCCGGCGCTGCGCGCGGCGTTCGGAGACGACGAGCTGATCGATGACGCCGAGCTCGAGCACGCGGGGGCGCGCGAACTGATCAGCCAGCTCGAAGCCATGTACCCGGGGGACGAGCATTTCGATGCGACGCTCGCCGTGCTGGCCGAGGAGTTCGCGCACCACGTCGCGCAGGAAGAGACGGAGATGTTCGAGGGGGCGCGTGCGGCCGGCCTCGACCTGGTCGAACTCGGGCACCGACTGGCGCTGCGGCGCGCCCAGCTCGACGACGACATGGCGGCGCCCCCGACGAGCTTCGACGGCGCCGAACCACACGACGGCAGGCGTACGCCGCCGCGGGCACCGGACTGA